The stretch of DNA ATAAATCTATTTAAGGTCTTTGTGGTCTCACTATTTTCGCGGAAATTTGCAATTTCAATATATAAATTGGGGAAATTTAAAACTTAAAACACCGTTTTAAACAAAAAATCAATGCTTAAATTCAAAAAACTCAGTATTACTGTTATAACCCTCATTTTTAGCAGTAGTTTATTTGCCGGTGATTTAATGCCGGTTTATGAAAGTGTTGATGTAAAATCTGACACGGCATCTCTTGCTTATACTACTGAAGAATTTGAAGAGGAATCCTTTTACGTGGCTTGTACCCTTGATAGTATGTTAGTTAACCTATACAAGGGATATAAGTCTGAAAATCAGGCACATTTTTTTGGTTTTGACACAAGCGCATTACCCCATTATTCGGATTCAACATTGCATGCCTGGTTGAGGCAAATGCCGGTTGTAATGCCCTTTGCGTTCAATAACAGAGTTAAAAGATTTATTGAATTATACGCATATCAAAGAAGGCAGCAAGTAGCTCATATGTTAGTTCTTGGAGAAACCTATTTCCCGATTTTTGAAGAAGCCCTTGAAAGAAAAGGAATGCCACATGAATTAAAGTACCTTCCGGTTGTAGAGTCAGCCTTAAACAACCATGCAGTATCGAGAGTTGGAGCAACGGGAATATGGCAAATTATGCAACCTACCGGACGAATGCTGGGGCTAACTATCAATTCTGTTGTGGATGAGCGACGCGACCCTTATAAAGCTACTGAAGCGGCTTTAAATTATCTGGAAAGCTTACACAACATTTATGGAGACTGGTTGCTGGCATTAGCTGCATATAATTGCGGGCCGGGGAATCTTAACAGAGCCATTCGCAGGTCGGGGGGAAAAAGAAATTATTGGGAGTTGCTTCCTTATATCCCTCGCGAAACAAGGGGCTATGTACCTGCATTTATTGGAGCTGCTTTTGTAATGAATTATCATAATAAGTTTAACATTAGGCCGGTTGAAAATGATTATCAATGGATGGCAACAGATACTATAATGATAAAAGATAGAATTACGTTTTCACTCATTTCAGAAAAGCTGGGAATTCCAAAAGAAACAATTGAATATTTAAACCCTGCCTATAGGGCAAAATTTATCCCTGAGTCCGGAAATGGCTTTCCTTTAAAGCTGCCGATAGAGTATTTAGCCTCTTTTGAAGCAAATGCAGATACATTATTTGCAATGGAAAGAAAGGCTGCTCCTGTTGATCCTGTGCCGGCAGTTACTCAAGCGGCGAGCCAAAGAACAATAGTGCCGGAAAACTCTGTAAGACTGCATTATACCGTAAAAGAAGGCGATAATATAGGCTTTATTGCTGAGTGGTATGACGTTAGGGCACAAGACATTCGAGACTGGAATAATATCAGAGGTAATATTATAAGAGTTGGTCAGCGATTAACCATTTTTGTTCCGGAAGGCAATGCGGATAAATACAGAGGCATTAATGACATGGACTTTGCTCAAAAAAGAGCATATTTATCTTCAAAAAGAACAAACCCGGGTGTTTCTGCCACCATTGATCCGGAAAAATGCGACTGCGAACTATATACGGTTCGCTCAGGGGATACCCTTTGGGACATTTCCAGAAAATACCCGGAAGTGAGCGTTGACGACCTTAGGCGCGCCAATAACCTTAGTGACTCACGAACCTTGAGGCCGGGAATGGTACTCAAAATAAAACAACCATAATCAGACTATGTTTTTTGCAAATAATTTAGAAATAACATTAGGAGGAAAACTTCTCATGGATAGCATTTCTTTCGTTGTTAATCCCGGCGATAGAATTGGCTTAATTGGTAGAAACGGAGCAGGCAAAACAACTCTTTTAAGATTGTTAAACGGAGAAAATAAGCCTGACAGCGGAGAGGTTGAAGTACCCTCAGATTACTCTATCGGCTTCCTGAAACAGGAAATAAACATAGAAGGGGATGAAACCGTAAGAAAAGAAGCTTCAAAAGCTTTCAAAGAGCTAAATGCCTTAATCGATAAAATCCAGGCTGTAGAAGATAAAATCCAAAAATTTGAAGAGTTTGAATCCGATGACTATATGGATACGCTTGATCAGTTACACCAATTGAATGAAAGCGCCGGAATTTTGGGGATTGAACAGGTAAACAAAAGTGTTGAACAGGTACTAATGGGACTTGGATTTTTGAGAGAGGAACTGGATAAACCGGTTAGTCATTTCAGCGGAGGCTGGCAAATGCGAATAGAACTCGCAAAAGTTTTATTAAGTAATCCGGATTTAGTTTTACTGGATGAGCCAACCAACCACCTTGACATAGAATCAGTTCAGTGGTTAGAATCTTATTTAAAAAGTTTTAAAGGAGCCATTATCTTAGTTTCTCACGACCGTGCATTTTTAGATAAGGTTATTAACAGAACTTTTGAGCTGGTAAATGGCAAGTTATATCATCATAAAGGAAATTTTTCGGAATATGAAGAAGTAAAAGAAGAGCGTAAACGATTGATGCTGTCTGAGCGGGAGAATATGATGAAAAAGATTTCTCAGATGGAACGAAATGTAGAGCGATTCCGCGCAAAAGCCAGTAAAGCAAAGTTTGCTCAGTCACTTGTGAAAAAGCTCGATAAAATGGAAAATGTGCTTCCGGAAGCCGAAGAAGAAGACCTGGAAAATATAAAATTCGCATTTCCTGAAGCTCCTCCCAGCGGCAAGTGGATCTTTAAAACATATAATTTGGGACATGCTTATGGGGAGAAAAAAGTCCTGAATAATATCAATGTATTTTTTGAGCGATTTGACAGAGTTGCTTTTGTTGGCAGAAACGGAGAAGGAAAAACGACCTTGTCGCGGATAATTGCAAAGAATATGGAGCACACAGAAGGAAAAGCTGAGTGGGGACATAACGTAAAAGTGGGTTATTATGCACAGCACCAGGCAGATTTAATTGCCGGAAATCAAACGGTTTTAAATGTAATTGAAAATGCTGCTGACGAAAAAATGAGACCTAAAGCAAGGAGTTTACTCGGAGCATTTTTATTCTCGGGGGATGATGTATTCAAGAAAGTGTCTGTACTTTCCGGTGGGGAGAAAAGTCGTTTGGCCCTGGCAAAACTATTATTGGATCCGGTTAATTTTTTGATTTTAGATGAGCCTACAAACCACCTTGACTTACGCTCTAAGGAGGTTTTGAAAAAAGCACTTTTAGCATTTGGCGGAACACTAATTGTGGTATCTCACGACAGGGATTTTCTAAAAGGACTTACCAACAAAGTCCTTGAATTTAAAAACAGAAAAGTAAAAGAACATCTGGGAGATATTTACGAATATCTTGAAAAAGAGAAACTTTCAGATATCAGAGAGCTGGAGCGAAAAGATAAACAACAATCTTCAAAACAGAAAGTACCGATTTCAGACAAGCAAAGCCAATTTTTTGAAA from Chitinophagaceae bacterium encodes:
- a CDS encoding LysM peptidoglycan-binding domain-containing protein is translated as MLKFKKLSITVITLIFSSSLFAGDLMPVYESVDVKSDTASLAYTTEEFEEESFYVACTLDSMLVNLYKGYKSENQAHFFGFDTSALPHYSDSTLHAWLRQMPVVMPFAFNNRVKRFIELYAYQRRQQVAHMLVLGETYFPIFEEALERKGMPHELKYLPVVESALNNHAVSRVGATGIWQIMQPTGRMLGLTINSVVDERRDPYKATEAALNYLESLHNIYGDWLLALAAYNCGPGNLNRAIRRSGGKRNYWELLPYIPRETRGYVPAFIGAAFVMNYHNKFNIRPVENDYQWMATDTIMIKDRITFSLISEKLGIPKETIEYLNPAYRAKFIPESGNGFPLKLPIEYLASFEANADTLFAMERKAAPVDPVPAVTQAASQRTIVPENSVRLHYTVKEGDNIGFIAEWYDVRAQDIRDWNNIRGNIIRVGQRLTIFVPEGNADKYRGINDMDFAQKRAYLSSKRTNPGVSATIDPEKCDCELYTVRSGDTLWDISRKYPEVSVDDLRRANNLSDSRTLRPGMVLKIKQP
- a CDS encoding ABC transporter ATP-binding protein, with the translated sequence MFFANNLEITLGGKLLMDSISFVVNPGDRIGLIGRNGAGKTTLLRLLNGENKPDSGEVEVPSDYSIGFLKQEINIEGDETVRKEASKAFKELNALIDKIQAVEDKIQKFEEFESDDYMDTLDQLHQLNESAGILGIEQVNKSVEQVLMGLGFLREELDKPVSHFSGGWQMRIELAKVLLSNPDLVLLDEPTNHLDIESVQWLESYLKSFKGAIILVSHDRAFLDKVINRTFELVNGKLYHHKGNFSEYEEVKEERKRLMLSERENMMKKISQMERNVERFRAKASKAKFAQSLVKKLDKMENVLPEAEEEDLENIKFAFPEAPPSGKWIFKTYNLGHAYGEKKVLNNINVFFERFDRVAFVGRNGEGKTTLSRIIAKNMEHTEGKAEWGHNVKVGYYAQHQADLIAGNQTVLNVIENAADEKMRPKARSLLGAFLFSGDDVFKKVSVLSGGEKSRLALAKLLLDPVNFLILDEPTNHLDLRSKEVLKKALLAFGGTLIVVSHDRDFLKGLTNKVLEFKNRKVKEHLGDIYEYLEKEKLSDIRELERKDKQQSSKQKVPISDKQSQFFEKKELAKKVKKLKNEFSKQESLITQLEKEQQKTEEKLADPENYNGSSPDPELLKVYGEMKKKIAEAESLWEKLGEEMEDAQNKLNSLENLQ